The Haloferax sp. Atlit-12N genome window below encodes:
- a CDS encoding flavodoxin domain-containing protein, translated as MGTILVAYGSKEGQTEKIAGRIAEALAGRGHDARAVSVADDAAGETLADADAVLLGSSIHLGAHSKPVYGFVREHRDDIEARPNGFFQVSLSSALDDEDARAEVATYLDEFVEKSGWHPERMAAFGGALRYSEYGFLTRMMMKRIVKDATGDTDASRDYEYTDWDEVESFAADFAEFVESTAGTAAGGAAV; from the coding sequence ATGGGGACGATACTCGTCGCGTACGGGAGCAAAGAGGGACAGACCGAGAAGATAGCCGGGCGCATCGCGGAGGCGCTGGCGGGTCGCGGCCACGACGCGCGGGCCGTCTCGGTCGCCGACGACGCCGCCGGTGAGACGCTCGCCGACGCCGACGCGGTGCTTCTCGGGTCGTCGATTCACCTGGGCGCGCACTCGAAGCCAGTGTACGGGTTCGTCCGCGAGCACCGCGACGACATCGAGGCGCGGCCCAACGGTTTCTTCCAGGTGTCGCTGTCGTCGGCGCTCGACGACGAGGACGCCCGCGCCGAGGTGGCGACGTACCTCGACGAGTTCGTCGAAAAGAGCGGCTGGCATCCCGAGCGGATGGCCGCGTTCGGCGGGGCGCTCCGGTACTCCGAGTACGGCTTTCTCACCCGGATGATGATGAAGCGCATCGTCAAGGACGCGACCGGGGACACGGACGCCTCGCGGGACTACGAGTACACCGACTGGGACGAAGTCGAGTCGTTCGCCGCCGACTTCGCCGAGTTCGTGGAGTCGACCGCGGGCACCGCCGCGGGAGGTGCGGCGGTCTAA
- the thiE gene encoding thiamine phosphate synthase, whose translation MGTYLVTQSDRSGGRSTPDVVQAAVDGGVDIVQLREKHASARDRYEVGREVRAVTADAGVPLVVNDRVDIAAAIDADGVHLGDDDVPVSVAREQLGDGAIVGRSVSTVAGARAAEEAGADYLGVGAVFATDTKNTDPEQSEIGTERVSAIADAVSIPFVGIGGVTPDNAADVVAAGADGVAVVSAITAADDPADATRHLADSVATGRGRR comes from the coding sequence ATGGGAACCTATCTGGTCACGCAGTCGGACCGCTCCGGCGGGCGGTCGACGCCGGACGTGGTGCAGGCCGCCGTCGACGGCGGCGTCGACATCGTTCAACTCCGTGAGAAGCACGCGAGCGCCCGCGACCGCTACGAAGTCGGCCGCGAGGTTCGCGCCGTGACGGCCGACGCGGGCGTCCCGCTCGTCGTCAACGACCGGGTGGACATCGCGGCCGCCATCGACGCCGACGGGGTCCACCTCGGCGACGACGACGTGCCCGTCTCGGTCGCGCGCGAGCAACTCGGCGACGGTGCCATCGTCGGCCGGTCGGTCTCGACCGTCGCGGGCGCGAGAGCCGCCGAGGAGGCCGGCGCGGACTACCTCGGCGTGGGCGCGGTGTTCGCCACGGACACGAAGAACACCGACCCCGAGCAGTCCGAAATCGGGACCGAGCGGGTGTCGGCCATCGCGGACGCCGTCTCGATTCCGTTCGTCGGCATCGGCGGCGTCACACCCGACAACGCCGCCGACGTGGTCGCCGCTGGGGCCGACGGCGTCGCGGTCGTCTCGGCCATCACCGCCGCTGACGACCCCGCCGACGCGACCCGCCACCTCGCCGACTCGGTTGCTACCGGGAGGGGCCGCCGATGA
- the thiM gene encoding hydroxyethylthiazole kinase, whose amino-acid sequence MSGRDDADGAGGQGGSDDATGPGDVPDVALDEALAAVAGEQPLINSVTNNVTVNDVANITLYWGGLPVMSDDEREVGDMVGIADGCLLNMGTVSESGEETMLTAGRAANERGVPLVVDPVGVGATPTRDRVADRLVTDLDVDVLNGNYGEISALVGDDAEVRGVESVGEYAEIAAAAVECARKTGAVVVASGETDIVATEEAAFEVDAGHSMMGAVVGTGCMLGVTLAVFAAAIDDPLSAALSGTAAYGLAGELAAEGAFGDYRGPASYKIAFLDAVAGLADASTPDITDRIDPIEVR is encoded by the coding sequence ATGAGCGGACGAGACGACGCTGACGGCGCGGGTGGACAGGGCGGTTCGGACGACGCGACCGGTCCGGGCGACGTGCCTGACGTGGCGCTGGACGAGGCGCTCGCCGCCGTCGCGGGCGAACAACCGCTCATCAACTCGGTCACGAACAACGTGACGGTCAACGACGTGGCGAACATCACGCTCTACTGGGGCGGCCTGCCGGTCATGTCCGACGACGAGCGCGAGGTCGGCGACATGGTCGGCATCGCCGACGGCTGTCTGCTCAACATGGGGACCGTGAGCGAGTCCGGCGAAGAGACGATGCTGACCGCCGGTCGCGCCGCGAACGAGCGCGGCGTCCCCCTCGTCGTCGACCCCGTCGGCGTCGGCGCAACCCCGACGCGTGACCGGGTCGCAGACCGACTCGTCACCGACCTCGACGTGGACGTGCTCAACGGCAACTACGGCGAAATCTCCGCGCTCGTCGGCGACGACGCCGAGGTCCGCGGGGTCGAGTCAGTCGGCGAATACGCCGAAATCGCCGCCGCGGCCGTCGAGTGCGCCCGGAAGACCGGCGCGGTCGTCGTCGCCTCCGGTGAGACCGACATCGTCGCCACCGAGGAGGCCGCCTTCGAGGTCGACGCCGGCCACTCGATGATGGGCGCGGTCGTCGGCACCGGCTGTATGCTCGGTGTGACGCTCGCGGTGTTCGCGGCCGCCATCGACGACCCGCTTTCGGCGGCGCTCTCCGGCACCGCGGCGTACGGACTCGCGGGCGAACTCGCCGCCGAGGGCGCGTTCGGCGACTACCGCGGCCCGGCGAGCTACAAAATCGCCTTCCTCGACGCGGTCGCCGGACTCGCGGACGCCTCGACGCCCGACATCACCGACCGAATAGACCCCATCGAGGTGCGATAG
- the thiD gene encoding bifunctional hydroxymethylpyrimidine kinase/phosphomethylpyrimidine kinase, which translates to MPGTAPDPQTPPYALTIASSDSGGGAGIQADLKTMTRLGVYGGSVIVAATAQNTRGVEGSHVLPAESIRAQYEAVADDFDIAAVKLGMLATAEAVETVADCLADYVGPVVLDPVMVATSGDRLLDEDAVDAYDALFAQATLVTPNADEAEALTGVFPDSPAAVSDAADWFFERGADAVLLKGGHVATDDDTVVDTLVTPTETTTFVNPRIDATATHGSGCTLSSAVAARLARGDDLADAVRNGIEFTRATLAEPADVGEGAGSVNHLVGVGDGWTPDSDASGGDD; encoded by the coding sequence ATGCCGGGGACCGCCCCCGACCCGCAGACGCCGCCGTACGCGCTCACCATCGCCTCCAGCGACTCCGGCGGCGGCGCGGGCATCCAGGCCGACCTGAAGACGATGACCCGACTCGGCGTCTACGGCGGGTCGGTCATCGTGGCCGCGACGGCCCAGAACACCCGCGGCGTCGAGGGGTCGCACGTCCTCCCGGCCGAGTCGATTCGCGCCCAGTACGAGGCCGTCGCAGACGACTTCGACATCGCGGCCGTGAAGCTCGGGATGCTGGCGACGGCCGAGGCCGTCGAGACGGTCGCCGACTGCCTCGCCGACTACGTCGGCCCGGTCGTTCTCGACCCCGTGATGGTCGCCACCTCCGGCGACCGACTGCTGGACGAGGACGCCGTCGACGCCTACGACGCCCTGTTCGCGCAGGCGACGCTCGTGACTCCGAACGCCGACGAGGCAGAGGCGCTGACGGGCGTGTTCCCCGACTCTCCGGCGGCCGTCTCGGACGCGGCCGACTGGTTCTTCGAGCGGGGTGCCGACGCCGTGCTCTTGAAGGGCGGCCACGTCGCAACCGACGACGACACCGTGGTCGACACGCTCGTCACGCCGACCGAGACGACGACGTTCGTCAACCCGCGCATCGACGCGACGGCGACTCACGGGTCGGGCTGTACGCTTTCGAGCGCCGTCGCTGCCCGCCTCGCCCGCGGCGACGACCTTGCCGACGCGGTCCGGAACGGCATCGAGTTCACGCGCGCGACCCTCGCCGAACCCGCCGACGTGGGCGAGGGCGCGGGGAGCGTGAACCACCTCGTCGGCGTCGGCGACGGCTGGACGCCCGACTCGGACGCGTCCGGCGGCGACGACTAA
- a CDS encoding HpcH/HpaI aldolase/citrate lyase family protein: MEETAAANALRARIEAGGVALGVLDNTYSPTLVEFYGELGLDFVWLDLEHGGPSSLDSGAMEDLLRAAERTGIEPLVRLPTTDPAFVRKALDLGVRNVFLPRVESAEEVRKAVRSARFTYGDGPGDRGLASPRARRWGLADDYVAGEDRETLVGVTIETAESLSDLDAILDVPELGFVFIGPFDLSVALGHPGEIDHPEVQEAVERVRSAAVDAGVPVGGLGFGMDDVNQKAENGYQLINLGSTTGALKGVVDGWFDAVTFDRET; the protein is encoded by the coding sequence ATGGAAGAGACAGCAGCCGCGAACGCGCTCCGCGCCCGAATCGAGGCCGGCGGCGTCGCGCTCGGCGTCCTCGACAACACCTACAGCCCGACGCTCGTCGAGTTCTACGGCGAACTCGGTCTCGACTTCGTGTGGCTCGACCTCGAACACGGCGGGCCGAGTTCGCTCGACTCGGGCGCGATGGAGGACCTCCTCCGCGCGGCGGAACGAACCGGAATCGAGCCGCTGGTACGGCTCCCGACGACCGACCCGGCGTTCGTCCGGAAGGCCCTCGACCTCGGCGTCAGGAACGTCTTCCTCCCGCGCGTTGAGTCGGCCGAGGAGGTGCGCAAGGCGGTTCGGTCGGCCCGATTCACGTACGGCGACGGCCCCGGTGACCGCGGCCTCGCGTCGCCCCGCGCCCGCCGCTGGGGACTCGCAGACGACTACGTTGCAGGTGAGGACCGCGAGACGCTCGTTGGCGTGACCATCGAGACCGCCGAGTCGCTCTCGGACCTCGACGCGATTCTCGACGTGCCCGAACTGGGCTTCGTCTTCATCGGCCCGTTCGACCTCTCGGTGGCGCTCGGCCACCCCGGCGAGATAGACCACCCCGAGGTGCAGGAGGCCGTCGAGCGAGTCCGCTCGGCCGCGGTCGATGCGGGCGTCCCCGTCGGCGGCCTCGGGTTCGGCATGGACGACGTGAATCAGAAGGCGGAAAACGGCTATCAGCTCATCAACCTCGGCAGCACCACGGGCGCGCTCAAGGGCGTCGTCGACGGCTGGTTCGACGCCGTGACGTTCGACCGCGAAACGTAG
- a CDS encoding class I SAM-dependent methyltransferase, whose amino-acid sequence MDVPTTVTAALDDRPVRGAVCLEAGAGTGNTTAGLLDAGAKRVYAVTNDPEHAELVRDRVAPSPTDQARTAVLEADVRSLPLADDSVDIVTAHGLFNLVSPESLAAVAGELTRVAAPGSHLVVDDYEPLPDDAAIRELFALENAASQLARGRAALTFYPADALRALFSGYGWRFDRELTLLDPVPWSESHVEAHASLATSLAAELPGETGKWLADEADRVADAVESESAGEMYSVAMRLSDSGSDATG is encoded by the coding sequence ATGGACGTTCCAACGACCGTCACGGCCGCCCTCGACGACCGGCCGGTCCGGGGCGCAGTCTGTCTGGAGGCCGGCGCGGGGACCGGGAATACCACCGCCGGACTCCTCGACGCGGGCGCGAAGCGGGTCTACGCCGTCACGAACGACCCGGAGCACGCAGAACTCGTCCGCGACCGCGTGGCCCCGTCGCCGACGGACCAAGCGAGGACCGCGGTGCTGGAAGCCGACGTTCGGAGCCTCCCGCTCGCAGACGACTCAGTAGACATCGTCACCGCCCACGGGCTGTTCAACCTCGTCAGCCCCGAGTCGCTCGCCGCCGTCGCGGGCGAGCTAACCCGGGTCGCCGCGCCCGGCAGTCACCTCGTCGTCGACGACTACGAACCGCTCCCCGACGACGCCGCGATTCGGGAGCTGTTCGCGCTCGAAAACGCGGCGAGCCAGTTGGCCCGCGGGCGGGCCGCGCTGACGTTCTATCCGGCCGACGCGCTCAGGGCGCTGTTTTCGGGGTACGGCTGGCGCTTCGACCGCGAACTGACCCTGCTCGACCCGGTGCCGTGGTCCGAAAGCCACGTCGAAGCGCACGCGTCGCTGGCGACGTCGCTGGCGGCTGAACTCCCCGGCGAGACGGGGAAGTGGCTCGCGGACGAGGCCGACCGCGTCGCCGACGCGGTCGAATCGGAGTCCGCGGGCGAGATGTACAGCGTGGCGATGCGGCTGTCCGACTCGGGATCGGACGCGACAGGGTAG
- a CDS encoding aldo/keto reductase has translation MQTRALGDTGHESSIATFGAIALNWLEQEGANQMVEHVLSKGVNHFDVAPTYGDAELKLGPKLRQHREDIFLGCKTQERGYEGAKRKLDRSFDRLGVDYIDLYQVHGLEYESELDEITADDGALAAFREAKDEGKIGHIGLTSHGNPGLIRDAIDRIDDLETLMFPLNPVVVGKGDDEHDYAGVFEAAEKAGVGTLGIKAFARGPWPDTDELPEADRPFPNWYEPVDTPDEISERFDFAAAQGLTSVVTPGDPKLVAMVLDAATRYNGMDETAQRSLIERLRHDESPVPEQLHH, from the coding sequence ATGCAAACCCGCGCACTCGGCGACACCGGCCACGAGAGTAGCATCGCGACGTTCGGCGCTATCGCGCTCAACTGGCTCGAACAGGAGGGCGCGAACCAGATGGTCGAACACGTCCTCTCGAAGGGCGTCAACCACTTCGACGTGGCCCCGACCTACGGCGACGCGGAACTCAAACTGGGCCCGAAGCTCCGCCAGCACCGCGAGGACATCTTCCTCGGCTGTAAGACCCAAGAGCGGGGCTACGAGGGCGCAAAGCGGAAGCTCGACCGCTCGTTCGACCGCCTCGGCGTCGACTACATCGACCTCTATCAGGTCCACGGCCTCGAATACGAGTCCGAACTGGACGAAATCACGGCCGACGACGGCGCGCTCGCGGCCTTCCGCGAGGCGAAAGACGAGGGAAAAATCGGCCACATCGGGCTGACGAGCCACGGGAATCCGGGGCTCATCCGCGACGCCATCGACCGCATCGACGACCTCGAAACCCTGATGTTCCCGCTGAACCCCGTCGTCGTCGGCAAGGGCGACGACGAACACGACTACGCGGGCGTCTTCGAGGCGGCCGAGAAGGCCGGTGTCGGCACCCTCGGCATCAAGGCGTTCGCCCGCGGACCGTGGCCCGACACCGACGAACTGCCCGAGGCCGACCGACCGTTCCCCAACTGGTACGAGCCGGTCGACACTCCGGACGAAATCTCGGAGCGGTTCGACTTCGCGGCCGCGCAGGGCCTCACGAGCGTCGTCACGCCGGGCGACCCGAAGCTCGTGGCGATGGTCCTCGACGCCGCGACGCGGTACAACGGCATGGACGAGACGGCCCAGCGGTCGCTCATCGAGCGCCTCCGGCACGACGAGAGTCCGGTTCCGGAGCAACTGCACCACTAA
- a CDS encoding VOC family protein: MADITPTPGIHHVTCIAGDPQENLDFWVETLGLRLAKRSINQDDPSTYHFFFTDAEGTPGTSMTFFPWENLSRGKVGTGQVSRTAFRVPEGSLDYWENRFDEYGVDYDDRVERFGETVLPFSDPDGLPVELVEVEIPDDDPTVPWTEFVPEEAAIRGFHSVTLWLADPQPTEDLLETMGFERVGTEEAQGDTPGDERTRFAATGTVGKYVDVLPTIESSRQGLGTVHHVAFQTPTDEDQEAMRKAVQSKGLRPTAQINRHWFRSVYFREFGGVLFELATSDPGYTADEPLDDLGGRLVLPGEFEGRREQIEAGLTDVTVPRAESAEADD; encoded by the coding sequence ATGGCAGACATCACGCCCACACCCGGCATCCACCACGTCACCTGCATCGCGGGCGACCCACAGGAGAACCTCGACTTCTGGGTCGAGACACTCGGACTCCGCCTCGCCAAGCGCTCCATCAATCAGGACGACCCCAGCACGTACCATTTCTTCTTCACGGACGCGGAGGGGACGCCCGGCACGAGCATGACGTTCTTCCCGTGGGAGAACCTCTCGCGGGGGAAGGTCGGCACCGGGCAGGTCTCGCGGACCGCGTTCCGCGTGCCTGAGGGGAGCCTCGACTACTGGGAGAATCGATTCGACGAGTACGGCGTCGACTACGACGACCGAGTCGAGCGATTCGGCGAGACGGTCCTCCCCTTCAGCGACCCCGACGGCCTCCCGGTCGAGCTGGTCGAAGTCGAGATTCCCGACGACGACCCGACCGTCCCGTGGACCGAGTTCGTCCCCGAGGAGGCCGCAATTCGCGGCTTCCACTCCGTGACGCTCTGGCTGGCCGACCCCCAACCCACGGAGGACCTGCTCGAAACGATGGGCTTCGAGCGCGTCGGCACCGAGGAAGCGCAGGGCGACACTCCCGGCGACGAGCGGACGCGATTCGCCGCGACGGGCACCGTCGGGAAGTACGTTGACGTGCTGCCGACCATCGAGAGCAGCCGACAGGGTCTCGGCACGGTTCACCACGTCGCTTTCCAGACGCCGACCGACGAGGACCAAGAGGCGATGCGCAAGGCCGTCCAGTCGAAGGGCCTGCGCCCGACCGCCCAAATCAACCGCCATTGGTTCCGGTCGGTCTACTTCCGCGAGTTCGGCGGCGTGCTGTTCGAACTCGCCACGAGCGACCCCGGCTACACAGCCGACGAACCCCTCGACGACCTCGGCGGCCGCCTCGTCCTCCCCGGCGAGTTCGAAGGTCGACGCGAGCAGATAGAAGCCGGACTGACGGACGTAACGGTCCCGCGGGCCGAGTCGGCCGAGGCCGACGACTGA
- a CDS encoding alanine--glyoxylate aminotransferase family protein, with protein sequence MTEKREYTDDYQDKTLYIPGPTEVREDVIEEMCQPMFGHRMDRMTDLYTTIVEDTKEFLGTDNDLMILTGSGTEIWESSTLNLVDENILVPTCGSFSERHANVAERLGKNVDRIEYEWGQAIKPEDIREALESSDKHYDVVATVMNESSTGVRNPIEEIGDVVAEYPDTYFVVDAVSALGGDYVDIDEHNIDVIFASSQKAFAMPPGLAVCTVSEDAYERELSKDSASWYGGFQRALDYYDRKGQTHSTPAIPIMLAYRKQMKYMLEEGHEGRDQRHREMAEYTRDWAYEHFDMFPEEGYESQTVACIENTQGIDVAATIEEVSEKYDMAFSNGYGSALGEKTFRIGHMGEHDVESIKALTDAIEDVADL encoded by the coding sequence GTGACGGAAAAACGCGAATACACGGACGACTATCAGGACAAGACGCTGTATATCCCCGGTCCGACCGAGGTGCGGGAGGACGTCATCGAGGAGATGTGCCAGCCGATGTTCGGTCACCGGATGGACCGCATGACCGACCTCTATACGACCATCGTCGAGGACACGAAGGAGTTCCTCGGCACGGACAACGACCTGATGATTCTCACGGGGTCGGGCACCGAAATCTGGGAGTCCTCGACGCTCAACCTCGTCGACGAGAACATTCTCGTGCCGACCTGCGGGAGCTTCAGCGAGCGCCACGCGAACGTCGCGGAGCGCCTCGGCAAGAACGTCGACCGCATCGAGTACGAGTGGGGGCAGGCCATCAAGCCCGAGGACATCCGCGAGGCGCTGGAGTCCAGCGACAAGCACTACGACGTGGTCGCCACCGTGATGAACGAGAGTTCGACCGGCGTCCGCAACCCCATCGAGGAGATCGGCGACGTGGTCGCCGAGTACCCGGACACCTACTTCGTCGTCGACGCGGTGTCCGCCCTCGGCGGCGACTACGTCGACATCGACGAGCACAACATCGACGTCATCTTCGCCTCGTCGCAGAAGGCGTTCGCCATGCCGCCGGGGCTCGCCGTCTGCACCGTCAGCGAGGACGCCTACGAGCGCGAACTGTCGAAGGACTCGGCGTCGTGGTACGGCGGCTTCCAGCGCGCTCTCGACTACTACGACCGCAAGGGTCAGACCCACTCCACGCCCGCGATTCCCATCATGCTCGCGTACCGCAAGCAGATGAAGTACATGCTCGAAGAGGGCCACGAGGGGCGCGACCAGCGCCACCGCGAGATGGCCGAGTACACCCGTGACTGGGCCTACGAGCACTTCGACATGTTCCCCGAGGAGGGCTACGAGTCCCAGACCGTCGCCTGCATCGAGAACACGCAGGGCATCGACGTCGCCGCCACCATCGAGGAGGTCTCGGAGAAGTACGACATGGCCTTCTCGAACGGCTACGGCTCCGCGCTCGGCGAGAAGACGTTCCGCATCGGCCACATGGGCGAACACGACGTGGAGTCCATCAAGGCGCTCACCGACGCCATCGAAGACGTGGCGGACCTGTAG
- a CDS encoding tautomerase family protein, whose product MPHLQFDLDFEVADREANQFATEMAELYAERMDADTDYAAVSVREARAIHLGRATEGKTVVLQADIRAGRSADRKRDLALAVIDAVTERFGVPESNQKVVFTEHEGSQMMGYDRVGGDWSESA is encoded by the coding sequence ATGCCGCACCTCCAGTTCGACCTCGACTTCGAGGTCGCGGACCGAGAGGCGAACCAGTTCGCCACCGAGATGGCCGAGTTGTACGCCGAGCGGATGGACGCCGACACCGACTACGCCGCCGTCAGCGTCCGCGAGGCTCGGGCGATTCACCTCGGCCGGGCGACCGAGGGGAAGACCGTCGTGCTGCAAGCCGACATCCGCGCGGGCCGGTCGGCGGACCGGAAGCGCGACCTCGCCCTCGCGGTCATCGACGCCGTCACCGAGCGGTTCGGCGTGCCGGAGTCGAACCAGAAGGTCGTCTTCACCGAACACGAGGGGAGCCAGATGATGGGCTACGACCGCGTCGGCGGCGACTGGTCCGAGTCGGCCTGA
- a CDS encoding PAS domain S-box protein, giving the protein MKLLVVADSDVARAITEAIRRRDAQFEVEAVRTAAAGLDLLGRADTDSDFDCVVSAADAGEPDALDFLAAVRKRDVGLPFFVVAGGEPEMAAADALDAGVTDYVRARDTEGYDELAVRVERAVAASGRRPVDPSLVYERVFEQILEGACLYDRDGRFVLVSDYLAGFYGMTPAELEGERSLLVETVREERPGDPYQRLLDGETDCLEGETELVTPDGESRILNYRFAPLRVAGEVVGVIAVSRDVTERQEREQKLKRAREEYQELIDGMNDTIWVLGLDDQIHTVNETAVELLGYSRDELLSMTVHDIDAGLSDDEISALISQMPTDGSQVFETVHRAKDGREIPVEISSSLVSYRGETVVLSVARDITTRKRYEAELREQNRLLETQRDELAVLNQVVRHDVRNDLQLVTAYAELLGEHVADPEAQEFVEIVRKRANHAVELTETARDMAEMMSSRGVENETVQLCPVLEAELASLRDMAPDATVTIESEIPPVAVLADDMLGSVFRNLLTNAVQHTDKDEPSVELSVSESEGGDRVVVRVADDGRGIPDERKDTVFTKDEKGLESRGTGLGLYLVQSLVEAYGGDVWVEDNDPCGSVFAVELRTADDGQADSDQSPPTRS; this is encoded by the coding sequence GTGAAGCTTCTCGTCGTCGCCGACTCGGACGTCGCGAGGGCGATTACCGAGGCTATCCGCCGCCGAGACGCGCAGTTCGAGGTCGAGGCGGTTCGGACTGCGGCTGCGGGGCTGGACCTCCTCGGGCGCGCCGACACCGATTCCGACTTCGACTGCGTCGTCTCGGCAGCCGACGCGGGGGAGCCGGACGCGCTCGACTTCCTCGCTGCGGTTCGGAAGCGAGACGTGGGGCTTCCGTTTTTCGTCGTCGCCGGCGGCGAGCCCGAGATGGCGGCGGCCGACGCCCTCGACGCCGGCGTCACCGACTACGTCCGGGCGCGGGACACGGAGGGGTACGACGAGTTGGCCGTCCGGGTCGAGCGAGCGGTCGCGGCGTCCGGTCGGCGGCCGGTCGACCCGTCGCTCGTCTACGAGCGCGTCTTCGAACAGATACTGGAGGGGGCGTGCCTGTACGACCGCGACGGTCGGTTCGTACTCGTGAGCGACTACCTCGCCGGGTTCTACGGGATGACGCCCGCCGAACTCGAAGGCGAGCGGAGCCTGCTCGTCGAGACGGTCCGCGAGGAACGCCCGGGCGACCCATATCAGCGGCTCTTGGACGGCGAGACTGACTGCCTCGAAGGCGAGACTGAACTCGTCACGCCGGACGGCGAATCACGGATACTGAACTACCGCTTCGCGCCGCTTCGGGTGGCCGGTGAGGTGGTTGGCGTCATCGCCGTATCGAGGGACGTCACCGAACGACAGGAGCGAGAGCAGAAACTGAAACGCGCCCGCGAGGAGTATCAAGAGCTCATCGATGGGATGAACGACACCATCTGGGTACTCGGCCTCGACGACCAGATCCACACAGTGAACGAGACCGCGGTGGAACTGCTGGGCTACTCGCGGGACGAACTTCTCTCGATGACGGTCCACGACATCGACGCGGGACTCAGCGACGACGAGATTTCGGCGCTCATCTCCCAGATGCCGACCGACGGGTCGCAGGTGTTCGAAACGGTCCATCGGGCGAAAGACGGTCGGGAGATACCCGTCGAGATCAGTTCGAGCCTCGTGAGCTACCGCGGGGAGACGGTCGTGTTGAGCGTCGCCCGCGACATCACGACGCGGAAGCGCTACGAGGCGGAGCTCCGCGAACAGAATCGCCTCCTCGAAACGCAACGCGACGAACTCGCCGTGCTGAATCAGGTCGTCCGCCACGACGTTCGCAACGACCTGCAGTTGGTGACCGCCTATGCGGAACTGCTCGGCGAGCACGTCGCCGACCCCGAGGCGCAGGAGTTCGTCGAAATCGTCCGGAAGCGCGCCAACCACGCGGTCGAACTGACGGAGACGGCGCGGGACATGGCCGAGATGATGAGCAGTCGTGGCGTCGAAAACGAGACGGTCCAGCTCTGCCCCGTACTCGAAGCAGAACTCGCGTCGCTCCGGGATATGGCACCGGACGCGACCGTGACTATCGAGTCCGAGATTCCCCCGGTGGCAGTACTCGCCGACGACATGCTCGGCTCCGTCTTCCGGAACCTCCTCACGAACGCCGTCCAGCACACCGACAAGGACGAACCGAGCGTCGAGCTCTCCGTCTCGGAGTCCGAGGGAGGAGACCGCGTCGTCGTCCGCGTCGCCGACGACGGGCGCGGGATACCCGATGAGCGGAAGGACACCGTCTTCACCAAGGACGAAAAGGGACTGGAGAGCCGGGGAACCGGCCTCGGGCTGTATCTCGTGCAGTCGCTGGTCGAGGCGTACGGCGGCGACGTGTGGGTCGAGGACAACGACCCCTGCGGGTCCGTCTTCGCGGTCGAACTCCGGACCGCCGATGACGGTCAGGCCGACTCGGACCAGTCGCCGCCGACGCGGTCGTAG